From Phalacrocorax carbo chromosome 6, bPhaCar2.1, whole genome shotgun sequence, a single genomic window includes:
- the ITPA gene encoding inosine triphosphate pyrophosphatase, protein MAAPARRSVVFVTGNAKKLEEVTQILGDSSPYTLVARKIDLPEYQGEPDEISVQKCREAARQVQGPVIVEDTCLCFNALGGLPGPYIKWFLEKLKPEGLYKLLAGFEDKSAYALCTFAFSTGNPEEPVKLFKGQTHGLIVEPRGPRDFGWDPCFQPDGYHQTYAELPKAVKNSISHRYRALSELSAFFLQSNSTEPRSGPS, encoded by the exons ATGGCAGCGCCAGCCCGGCGGAGCGTGGTGTTCGTGACAGGCAACGCCAAGAAGCTGGAGGAG GTCACCCAGATCCTCGGGGACTCCTCTCCCTACACGCTGGTGGCGAGGAAAATTGACC TGCCGGAGTACCAGGGGGAGCCGGACGAGATCTCCGTGCAGAAGTGCCGAGAAGCCGCCCGGCAG GTTCAGGGACCTGTTATAGTAGAGGATACCTGCTTGTGCTTCAACGCCCTGGGCGGGCTTCCAGGGCCGTACAT AAAATGGTTCCTGGAAAAACTGAAACCAGAAG GCCTGTACAAGCTGCTGGCTGGGTTTGAAGACAAATCTGCCTACGCTCTCTGTACCTTTGCATTCAGTACTGGGAACCCAGAGGAGCCAGTGAAGCTGTTCAAAGGCCAGACTCAT GGGCTGATAGTGGAGCCCAGAGGCCCTCGAGATTTTGGCTGGGatccctgcttccagccagATGGCTACCACCAGAC ctATGCTGAACTACCCAAGGCAGTGAAGAATTCCATCTCCCACCGGTACAGAGCACTGAGCGAGCTCTCTGCCTTCTTTCTTCAAAGCAACTCGACAGAGCCCCGCTCTGGTCCCAGCTAG